A genome region from Microplitis demolitor isolate Queensland-Clemson2020A chromosome 1, iyMicDemo2.1a, whole genome shotgun sequence includes the following:
- the LOC103577243 gene encoding tyrosine-protein kinase receptor torso, whose product MIYFIIFYLFIGTFGETFDRAIQIAECIVNCNTDSCQNDCYKNIYPQREIKKIDLNANFNATLHCRDVNFLSILHNPGLFVIEQSAANRIWNNAQVINGKISLFSNLYPGSNYRYRTHRVTGDGISQPEISSWFTTMKLDSEPEQVKEIFVNNTLPERMNSKYLQAEVIFKPAEDLSCFYEVLSWTRDGGLSIGNINATKSFKFYLHGLDYNQNNTLIISAKNEGFSLSSKNLTYSFITPTCLDVHQNLTICPPNAVDGLNVSQIYYYNEKCNFTISWDKPDLIPDNYTIQIFTFDKSDEPQLIVVPGELTEVIVSINKTGIRYMISIIAESHGGTSPPVSIFRTFDRMKNNSISVFKEVAIVSPIIILIITLIATILLYLRHRKNKEIQRQNNYCSNLKETINLNPLYKKYLKPTSMTDNKIDNDSLLTNDNFEIRPVQLQIKDILGSGISGVVRLGLLKIDQHRSIKVAVKMLKDCSSSEEIRNFHQEILIMKSAGIHPNIVSLIGCCTSNIRPMLVVEYCSRGDLQSFLRDKWEKILSESCKNKTHDKSSNNACQNPNYFSLSKGENATSNQLYDVQQGLLDKNEELTVENLLSFAQQVANGMEYLSLNRIVHRDLAARNVLVCDELTVKISDFGLSRDVYRENVYKKEGSGKLPLKWMAIEALTHQIYTTQSDVWSFGILLWEIVTLGCNPYPEIPTNMLLHFLKSGYRMPKPSNCSQELYDIMIACWNSSPRNRPTFTELKNSLDKLMPTITDKHEYININDLIQVPNKREILE is encoded by the exons atgatctattttattattttttatttatttatcgggACTTTTGGAGAAACATTTGATCGAGCAATTCAAATCGCAGAGTGTATTGTTAACTGTAATAct GATTCATGTCAAaatgattgttataaaaatatttatcctcaacgag agataaaaaaaattgatttgaatgCTAATTTTAATGCAACTTTACACTGCAGagacgttaattttttgagtattttacACAATCCAGGATTATTTGTTATTGAACAGAGTGCAGCTAATAGAATTTGGAATAATGCACAAGTT atcaatggaaaaatttcattgttttcaaatttatatcctGGATCTAATTATCGTTATCGCACACATCGTGTAACGGGTGACGGAATTTCTCAACCAGAAATATCATCTTGGTTTACTACAATGAAAT tgGATAGTGAACCTGAACAagtgaaagaaatttttgtaaacaatACATTACCCGAGCGCatgaattcaaaatatttacaagcagaagttatttttaaaccaGCTGAGg atCTTAGCTGTTTTTATGAAGTACTCTCATGGACACGAGACGGAGGCTTATCTATTGGGAATATTAACGCA acaaaatcttttaaattttatctccaTGGCCTtgattataatcaaaataacacaTTAATAATATCAGCTAAAAATGAAGGCTTCTCATTgagtagtaaaaatttaacttatagTTTTATTACACCAACGTGTTTAGATGTCCATCAAAATTTGACTATCTGtc cGCCTAATGCAGTCGATGGATTAAATGTATcccaaatttattattataatgagaAATGTAATTTCACTATTTCTTGGGATAAACCAGATTTAATACCAGATAATTatactattcaaatttttacattcGATAAGTCTGATGAACCTCAATTAATTGTTGTTCCAGGA gaaTTAACTGAAGTTAttgtttcaattaataaaactggAATACGTTATATGATAAGCATTATAGCTGAATCTCATGGTGGCACTAGTCCACCAGTTTCTATTTTTCGAACATTTGATCGCATGAAAAATAACTCAATATCag TGTTCAAAGAAGTTGCCATAGTTTCtccaataattatattaatcataACACTGATAGCAACTATATTACTTTACTTGAGACACCGAAAAAATAAGGAAATTCAacgacaaaataattattgttct AATCTCAAAGAAACGATAAATCTCAACCCAttgtataaaaagtatttaaaaccAACTTCAATGactgataataaaatagataatgattcattattaacaaatgataattttgaaatacgtCCAGtacaattacaaataaaagatatattaGGTAGTGGTATTTCTGGTGTTGTAAGACTTGGGTTACTGAAAATTGACCAACATAGATCTATAAAAGTTGCTGTTAAAATGCTTAaag actGTTCAAGTTCTGaagaaataagaaattttcatcaagaaattttgataatgaaATCTGCTGGTATTCATCCAAATATCGTATCGTTAATTGGATGCTGTACATCAAACATAAGACCGATGCTAGTCGTTGAATATTGTAGCCGCGGTGATTTACAAAGTTTTCTTAGAGat aaatgggaaaaaatattgtctgaatcatgtaaaaataaaactcatgATAAATCATCAAATAACGCATGTCAAaatccaaattatttttcattgtcaA AGGGTGAAAATGCTACTTCAAATCAATTATATGATGTACAACAAG gattacttgataaaaatgaagaactaacagtagaaaatttattaagttttgCACAACAAGTTGCTAATGGaatg GAATATTTATCACTCAATCGAATAGTTCATCGTGATTTGGCAGCACGTAATGTTCTAGTTTGCGATGAATTGACTGTTAAAATTTCTGATTTTGGACTAAGTCGTGACGTTTATCgtgaaaatgtatataaaaaagaagGTAGTGGTAAACTACCGCTTAAATGGATGGCTATTGAAGCTCTGACCCATCAAATATATACAACACAAAGTGACgt atggTCATTTGGAATACTTTTATGGGAAATAGTAACACTTGGATGTAATCCTTACCCTGAAATACCAACGAATAtgcttttacattttttaaaatctggtTATCGGATGCCAAAACCATCAAATTGTAGTCAAGAATT gtATGATATAATGATAGCATGCTGGAATTCATCACCACGAAATAGACCAACATTTACAGAGCTTAAAAATTCACTCGATAAATTAATGCCAACAATTACTGATAaacatgaatatataaatattaatgacttaaTACAAGTGCCAAATAAAAGAGAAATATTagaataa